GCGCGATCGGACAAGTGCCTCTTCGAGAAGTTTCTTGAACCCTTCTTTTGCGGGCGCGAGAAACCGCGCGGGGATCTCTTCTGTGCCAATCTCAAGCAATAACGTTCTCAAGCGGGACTCCATTGTTAAGAGCTAAGCATCTTACTTTTTCAGAAGCGGAAAACCAAGTTCCTCTCTTTTTTGCACGTAGAGCTCGGCGCACATCTTTGCGAGATTACGCACTCTGCCGATATAATTTGCCCGCTCTGTGACGCTGATGGCGCCCCGTGCATCGAGAAGGTTAAAGACATGGGAACATTTGAGACAGAAGTCATAGGAGGGATAGATGAGTCCCCTTCCCCTTACCAGTTTCTCCCCTTCGCGCTCAAAGGTATCGAAGAGGCTCCGAAGCATGGCCGGATCAGATTCCTCAAAATTGTACGTGGAGAACTCCCGCTCCGGATCGAGGAATACGTCCCCGTAGAGAACATCCTTGTTCCATCTGATGCGATAGACGCTATCCACGTCCTGCAGATACATGGCGATGCGTTCAATGCCGTAGGTGATCTCCACGGTGATGGGCGAAAGGTTGACGCCGCCTGCCTGCTGAAAGTAAGTGAACTGCGTGATTTCCATGCCGTCGAGCCACACTTCCCATCCTAAGCCCCAGGCGCCAAGCGTGGGCGATTCCCAGTCATCTTCCACAAAACGGATATCATGATATGATGTGTCAACGCC
This genomic window from Syntrophorhabdaceae bacterium contains:
- a CDS encoding glycine--tRNA ligase subunit alpha; amino-acid sequence: MMYFQDLILALQKFWADKGCIVQQPYDVEVGAGTFHPATFLRCLGPEPWNAAYVQPSRRPADGRYGENPNRLQHYYQFQVVMKPSPKEIQDIYIESLKSFGVDTSYHDIRFVEDDWESPTLGAWGLGWEVWLDGMEITQFTYFQQAGGVNLSPITVEITYGIERIAMYLQDVDSVYRIRWNKDVLYGDVFLDPEREFSTYNFEESDPAMLRSLFDTFEREGEKLVRGRGLIYPSYDFCLKCSHVFNLLDARGAISVTERANYIGRVRNLAKMCAELYVQKREELGFPLLKK